From the Anguilla anguilla isolate fAngAng1 chromosome 6, fAngAng1.pri, whole genome shotgun sequence genome, one window contains:
- the LOC118230529 gene encoding gamma-aminobutyric acid receptor subunit rho-1-like, which yields MQTDVLLLICVCVLGAAGRSVHHRGQMFENYSQTRSRRETQREGEGGHKSGSPILKRSPDITKAYMTKSEQLLRVDDHDFTMRPGFGGPAIPVGVDVQVESLDTISEVDMDFTMTLYLRHYWKDERLSFPSNTNQSMTFDGRLVRKIWVPDMFFVHSKRSFIHDTTTDNVMLRVFPDGKVLYSLRVTVTSMCNMDLSRFPLDTQTCSLEIESYAYTEDDLMLYWKKGNESLKTDEKISLSQFLIQKFHTTTKLAFYSSTGWYNRLYITFTLRRHIFFFLLQTYFPATLMVMLSWVSFWIDRRAVPARVPLGITTVLTMSTIITGVNASMPRVSYIKAVDIYLWVSFVFVFLSVIEYAAVNYLTTVQERKERKLRDRLPCTCGMPHPSALMHSSYSDVDVNTTGNYSMPEENGDKRERILVQLALADDRTGVVGKSPRSYASVWIDTHAIDKYSRVIFPGAYTLFNIIYWSIYS from the exons ATGCAGACGGATGTCTTGCTGttgatctgtgtctgtgtgctagGTGCTGCTGGAAGATCGGTTCATCACAGGGGGCAGATGTTCGAAAATTACAGCCAAACAAG ATCAAGAAGAGAAAcacaaagggagggagagggcggtCACAAATCCGGCAG CCCTATCCTGAAAAGAAGTCCGGATATAACAAAGGCTTACATGACGAAATCCGAACAGCTGCTCAGAGTAGATGATCATGACTTCACCATGAGACCTGGGTTTGGAG GACCTGCCATTCCAGTTGGCGTAGATGTTCAGGTTGAAAGTCTTGACACAATTTCTGAAGTTGACATG GACTTCACCATGACCCTGTACCTGCGACACTACTGGAAGGATGAACGCCTGTCCTTTCCCAGCAACACAAACCAGAGCATGACCTTCGATGGGCGGTTGGTCAGGAAAATCTGGGTGCCTGACATGTTCTTTGTCCACTCCAAGAGGTCCTTCATTCATGACACCACCACAGACAATGTCATGCTTCGCGTTTTCCCTGATGGCAAGGTTCTCTACAGCCTGAG GGTCACAGTGACTTCCATGTGCAACATGGACCTGAGCCGCTTCCCATTGGACACACAGACCTGCTCCCTGGAGATTGAGAGCT ATGCGTACACGGAGGACGACCTGATGCTCTACTGGAAAAAAGGCAACGAATCCCTGAAGACCGATGAAAAGATCTCACTCTCCCAGTTTCTCATCCAGAAGTTCCACACTACCACGAAGCTGGCGTTCTACAGCAGCACAG GATGGTACAATCGGCTCTACATCACCTTCACCCTGCGACGGCacatcttcttcttcctgctgcaGACCTACTTTCCCGCCACGCTGATGGTCATGCTGTCCTGGGTCTCCTTCTGGATCGACCGCCGCGCGGTTCCTGCCAGGGTTCCTTTGG GTATCACCACGGTGCTCACCATGTCCACCATCATTACCGGGGTCAACGCTTCCATGCCCAGGGTCTCCTACATCAAAGCCGTGGACATTTACCTCTGGGTCAGCTTCGTGTTCGTATTTCTATCAGTGATAGAGTACGCCGCAGTCAACTACCTGACCACAGTGCAGGAGCGCAAGGAGAGGAAGCTGAGAGACAGG CTCCCTTGCACCTGCGGCATGCCGCACCCCTCCGCCCTGATGCACAGCAGCTACAGCGACGTGGACGTCAACACCACGGGGAACTACAGCATGCCGGAGGAGAACGGCGACAAGCGCGAGAGGATCCTGGTGCAGCTGGCGCTGGCCGACGATCGGACGGGGGTGGTGGGGAAGAGCCCCCGGAGCTACGCCAGCGTGTGGATCGACACGCACGCCATAGACAAGTACTCTCGGGTCATCTTCCCCGGTGCGTACACCCTCTTCAACATCATCTACTGGTCCATCTACTCATAA
- the LOC118230530 gene encoding peptidase M20 domain-containing protein 2-like, producing MAAQFSGVSQEKLRQWKQKAGGYIDEAKDKLNALSKDIWNCSELAYEEKLSHDRLVRFFTDEQGWTVESHYKLETAFRATWGPVGGKEGDVIVNVGMLCEYDALPGIGHACGHNLIAEVGAAAALGLKGLLESISDCPVRIKVTVLGTPAEEVGGGKIDLIQARAFEGMDVVFMAHPSQEDAPYLPDVAEHDVTVKYHGKASHAAAYPWEGVNALDAAVLAYNNLSVLRQQLKPDWRLHGIIKHGGVKPNIIPAYSELEFYLRAPKRYDLPVIRTKAEMCFRSAAMATGCQVEMQYAKHEYHNILRNTTLDGLYQKNGEALGIDFTTDPEVLTMSSGSTDFGNVTYVVPGIHPYFYIGSEALNHTEEYTVAAGAENAQFYTLRTAKALAMTALDVLFCPGMLQRVREEFSEAVLKEERERKRRESGEGPQPKHCGGAAGLR from the exons ATGGCAGCACAGTTCAGTGGCGTATCTCAAGAAAAACTACGACAGTGGAAACAAAAAGCCGGTGGCTATATAGACGAAGCCAAGGATAAGCTCAATGCTCTTAGTAAAGACATATGGAACTGTTCAGAGCTTGCTTATGAGGAAAAACTGTCACACGACAGACTTGTACGCTTCTTCACTGACGAACAGGGATGGACAGTAGAGAGTCACTACAAACTGGAAACAGCATTTCGGGCGACTTGGGGACCCGTTGGTGGCAAAGAGGGCGATGTCATTGTTAATGTTGGTATGCTTTGTGAATACGATGCATTGCCCGGAATTGGACATGCATGCGGACATAACCTTATCGCAGAAGTGGGTGCTGCAGCAGCCCTCGGCCTGAAGGGTTTGCTGGAAAGTATATCGGATTGTCCTGTGCGCATCAAG GTGACGGTGCTGGGAACCCCCGCAGAGGAGGTCGGCGGGGGCAAGATCGACTTGATTCAGGCTAGGGCCTTCGAGGGAATGGACGTGGTGTTCATGGCCCACCCTTCCCAGGAGGATGCCCCTTACCTCCCTGATGTGGCTGAGCACGA cgTGACGGTGAAGTACCACGGGAAGGCCTCGCACGCCGCCGCCTACCCCTGGGAGGGGGTCAACGCGCTGGACGCAGCTGTCCTGGCTTACAACAACCTCTCTGTGCTCAGGCAGCAGCTGAAGCCCGACTGGAGGCTCCACG GTATCATTAAGCATGGTGGGGTAAAGCCCAACATCATCCCAGCCTACTCTGAGCTGGAGTTCTACCTTCGCGCCCCCAAGCGTTACGACCTGCCAGTCATCAGAACCAAGGCAGAGATGTGCTTCAGATCTGCCGCCATGGCAACTGGTTGCCAG GTGGAGATGCAGTATGCCAAGCACGAGTACCATAATATCCTCCGTAACACCACCCTGGACGGGCTGTACCAGAAGAACGGAGAGGCCCTGGGTATTGACTTCACCACAGACCCGGAGGTGTTGACGATGTCCTCAG GCTCCACCGATTTTGGAAATGTGACTTATGTCGTTCCTGGGATCCACCCCTACTTCTACATTGGCTCTGAGGCCCTGAATCACACTGAGGAGTATACTGTTGCAGCTG GAGCTGAGAATGCCCAGTTCTACACCCTGCGGACGGCCAAGGCCCTGGCCATGACCGCCCTGGACGTGCTGTTCTGCCCCGGAATGCTGCAGCGGGTTCGGGAGGAGTTCAGCGAGGCTGTgctgaaggaggagagggagaggaagaggagggagagcggAGAAGGCCCCCAGCCGAAGCACTGCGGGGGGGCGGCCGGGCTGCGCTGA